A single Acidaminococcus sp. DNA region contains:
- a CDS encoding pyridoxal-dependent decarboxylase: MDQKTERLLNRTAELCRDYVKNADARPPFPTEDSLALLKKFEETLPENGTDAERVIEELNAYGAPNTANLLGRRFFGFVNGGLLPVALAAQWVVDTWNQNGATYVMSPVVSKLEDQCEKWMTALLGLPKGTAMGLVTGSSNAIICALAAARCELLRRQDYDVYQKGLRQAPPIRIIMGAGAHSAVKAALSVLGIGQDEVEVVPCDDTGAIIPNEVPALDSHTLLILQAANVTGGHFDNFRTLCAKARKANAWVHIDGAFGLWAAASPRQKHLTEGIELADSWSLDAHKTLNAGYDCGIVLCRSREALVRALQANGSYFTYSKQRDGMQYTTEMSRRARAVVLWAVLKQLGHEGVAALVDRLCDNAAYFAHSLEKAGFILGAPPCFNQGVIRCSTPRETKAVLAGIQKSGVCWCSGADWNGVPAIRLSVCSYRTTKEDIDAAVAEFVRVRDAICK; the protein is encoded by the coding sequence ATGGATCAGAAAACTGAAAGACTGCTGAACCGGACGGCTGAGCTCTGCCGCGATTATGTGAAAAACGCCGATGCGCGCCCGCCGTTTCCCACAGAAGATTCCCTGGCGCTGCTCAAAAAATTTGAAGAAACGCTGCCTGAAAACGGCACCGACGCCGAGAGAGTCATCGAAGAACTGAATGCCTACGGAGCGCCCAATACTGCGAATCTGCTCGGAAGACGTTTCTTCGGCTTTGTGAACGGAGGTCTTCTCCCCGTGGCGCTGGCCGCTCAGTGGGTGGTCGACACGTGGAACCAGAACGGGGCCACTTATGTGATGTCGCCTGTTGTATCCAAGCTGGAAGACCAGTGCGAAAAATGGATGACAGCACTCCTGGGACTGCCAAAAGGTACCGCCATGGGCCTTGTGACCGGTTCTTCCAACGCCATCATCTGCGCACTTGCCGCGGCCCGGTGCGAGCTGCTGCGCCGTCAGGACTATGATGTGTACCAAAAGGGGCTGCGCCAGGCACCGCCAATTCGTATCATCATGGGCGCCGGCGCTCATTCGGCCGTAAAAGCCGCACTTTCCGTTCTGGGCATCGGTCAGGATGAAGTTGAAGTGGTACCCTGCGATGATACCGGCGCCATTATTCCAAACGAAGTACCGGCACTTGATTCTCACACCTTGCTGATCCTCCAGGCAGCCAACGTGACGGGCGGCCATTTTGATAATTTCAGGACACTCTGTGCCAAAGCCCGCAAGGCCAATGCCTGGGTCCATATTGACGGAGCCTTCGGACTGTGGGCAGCCGCTTCTCCAAGGCAAAAGCATTTGACTGAAGGTATAGAGCTGGCTGATTCATGGTCTCTTGACGCCCATAAAACCCTGAATGCCGGCTATGACTGCGGCATTGTCCTCTGCCGCAGCAGGGAGGCCCTGGTCCGCGCCCTGCAGGCAAATGGTTCTTACTTTACCTACAGCAAACAGCGGGACGGCATGCAGTATACCACCGAAATGTCCCGCCGCGCCCGTGCCGTCGTGCTGTGGGCTGTCCTAAAGCAGCTTGGTCACGAAGGCGTGGCCGCGCTCGTGGACAGGCTGTGTGACAATGCAGCCTATTTTGCCCATAGCCTTGAAAAGGCCGGTTTTATTCTGGGAGCTCCGCCCTGCTTCAACCAAGGCGTTATCCGCTGCAGCACGCCGAGGGAGACCAAGGCGGTTCTTGCAGGCATCCAGAAGAGCGGCGTCTGCTGGTGCAGCGGTGCCGATTGGAACGGCGTTCCCGCCATTCGTCTCAGTGTCTGCTCCTACCGGACCACAAAAGAAGATATCGATGCGGCGGTCGCTGAATTTGTCCGCGTCCGCGATGCTATTTGTAAGTAA
- a CDS encoding aminotransferase class I/II-fold pyridoxal phosphate-dependent enzyme, with protein sequence MKPFFANDYNCGCAPEVLDRLAKENMHPHLGYGNDEITKEAARKILEAAGAPGGNVYFSEGGTQANAIVISAYLKTYQGVIGAQSAHVNCHEAGSIEASGHKVLTMPSRSDKVDAAELEAYLEEFYAGDSYWQMVQPGMVYVSHPTEYGSLYTKKELEALRKVCDKYHLPLFLDGARLGYALAAKENDITLKDLGRLCDVFYVGGTKVGALFGEAIVFPKGMPDFFPTHARQRGAMPAKGFVTAEQFDTLFTDNLYVRLGQRGINLAMKLKKGLADKGYSFHIDSPTNQQFVILGNEQAKALHEKVDFENWERKDAEHMVVRFVTSWSTREEDVDTLLNLL encoded by the coding sequence ATGAAACCATTTTTTGCCAATGACTACAACTGCGGCTGTGCCCCTGAAGTCCTGGACCGCCTCGCCAAAGAAAACATGCACCCCCATCTGGGCTATGGCAACGATGAAATCACGAAAGAAGCTGCCCGGAAGATTCTTGAGGCAGCCGGTGCACCCGGAGGAAACGTATATTTCTCCGAAGGCGGCACGCAGGCCAACGCCATTGTCATCTCGGCTTACCTGAAGACTTACCAGGGTGTCATCGGTGCCCAAAGTGCCCACGTCAACTGCCATGAAGCCGGCTCCATCGAAGCTTCCGGCCACAAGGTGCTGACGATGCCGAGCCGCAGCGATAAAGTCGATGCGGCTGAACTGGAAGCGTATCTTGAAGAATTCTATGCCGGCGACAGCTACTGGCAGATGGTTCAGCCCGGTATGGTCTATGTCTCCCATCCTACCGAATACGGCAGCCTTTATACCAAAAAAGAACTGGAAGCACTGCGCAAGGTCTGCGACAAATATCATCTGCCGCTCTTTTTGGACGGCGCCCGCCTCGGCTACGCCCTTGCTGCCAAAGAAAATGACATCACGCTAAAAGATCTGGGCCGCCTCTGCGACGTATTCTATGTCGGCGGTACCAAGGTCGGAGCCCTCTTCGGTGAAGCCATTGTCTTCCCGAAAGGCATGCCCGATTTCTTCCCGACTCACGCCAGACAGCGCGGTGCTATGCCGGCAAAAGGCTTTGTCACGGCCGAACAGTTTGATACGCTTTTTACGGATAATCTCTATGTCCGCCTGGGGCAGCGCGGCATCAATCTTGCCATGAAGCTGAAAAAAGGTCTGGCAGACAAAGGATATTCCTTCCATATCGACTCCCCGACGAACCAGCAGTTTGTCATTCTGGGGAATGAACAAGCCAAGGCACTGCACGAAAAGGTCGACTTTGAAAACTGGGAACGCAAAGACGCCGAACATATGGTTGTCCGCTTCGTAACCAGCTGGTCCACGCGGGAAGAAGATGTGGATACGCTGCTGAACTTATTGTAA
- a CDS encoding PLP-dependent aminotransferase family protein yields the protein MPINSFDDYPMAWKPKKEDLYAPIYICLADMMERDIRSGALAPNTKMPPLRELADFLDLNLSTVRKAYKLCEMRGLLRAEIGRGTFVVPSANVPTSIVEKDSHPDIEMGTILPFDEENKLIRNLTLMLLQKPGSDRLFSYDYPLGTKEQIRSGALWLQQRGIEDADADTTFITNGVQNALAILLSSFFEGGNRIAVDPYTYSNFIGAASLLHLQLVAVENDAEGMRADLLEKFCATQNIKGIYLMPTGNNPTNQALSENRRKELARVIKKYGLILLEDDNYAALLTKKLPPLCLEVPEQGLYISGLSKPICPGLRIAYIHAPAKWSAFLERGIFSFTLKLSSLTSEIASQVIQTGLADQILQDKRKLSMRRNKIYHAVFPKALCHPVSYCQWLTLPAGCTGQDCEKALLQQGVGVFGAERFAVGNNVSINAIRIATCSPDSEAKLKRGLQIVKTYIEEHS from the coding sequence TTGCCTATTAACTCTTTCGATGATTATCCGATGGCATGGAAGCCGAAAAAGGAAGACCTCTATGCCCCGATTTATATTTGTCTCGCCGATATGATGGAGCGGGATATCCGCAGCGGAGCACTGGCTCCAAATACCAAAATGCCGCCGCTGCGCGAGCTGGCCGACTTCCTCGACCTCAATCTCAGCACGGTCAGGAAGGCCTATAAGCTCTGCGAAATGCGGGGCCTGCTGCGGGCTGAAATCGGGCGGGGCACTTTTGTAGTGCCAAGCGCCAATGTACCGACTTCCATCGTGGAGAAAGATTCCCATCCGGACATCGAAATGGGTACCATCCTTCCTTTCGACGAAGAAAACAAGCTGATCCGCAATCTGACGCTGATGCTGCTGCAAAAACCCGGTTCGGACCGTCTCTTTTCCTACGATTACCCGCTGGGCACAAAGGAACAGATCCGCTCAGGTGCGCTGTGGCTGCAGCAGCGCGGTATTGAAGATGCCGACGCTGATACGACGTTCATTACCAACGGAGTGCAGAACGCGCTTGCTATTCTGCTTTCTTCGTTTTTTGAAGGCGGCAACCGTATTGCGGTCGACCCATACACGTACTCCAACTTTATCGGTGCAGCAAGCCTGCTCCACCTGCAGCTTGTCGCCGTGGAAAACGATGCGGAGGGCATGCGCGCGGACCTTTTGGAAAAGTTCTGTGCCACGCAGAATATCAAGGGGATTTATCTGATGCCGACGGGCAATAATCCGACGAACCAGGCGCTTTCGGAAAACCGGCGCAAAGAACTGGCGCGTGTCATTAAAAAGTATGGTCTCATTCTCCTCGAAGACGACAATTACGCAGCGCTCCTTACGAAAAAGCTTCCGCCTCTATGCCTGGAGGTACCGGAGCAGGGCCTCTATATCAGCGGACTGTCAAAGCCAATCTGCCCGGGACTGCGCATTGCTTATATCCACGCGCCCGCTAAATGGAGTGCTTTCCTGGAAAGAGGCATTTTCAGTTTTACCCTTAAACTCTCATCACTTACGAGTGAAATTGCATCCCAGGTGATACAAACCGGACTGGCCGATCAGATTCTGCAGGATAAACGAAAACTTTCCATGAGACGCAACAAAATCTACCATGCCGTATTCCCAAAGGCGCTGTGCCATCCTGTCAGCTACTGCCAATGGCTCACCCTGCCGGCGGGCTGCACGGGACAGGACTGTGAAAAGGCGCTGCTGCAGCAGGGTGTCGGCGTATTCGGAGCGGAGCGGTTTGCCGTCGGAAACAATGTCAGCATCAACGCCATCCGTATCGCCACCTGCTCTCCCGACAGCGAAGCAAAGCTGAAACGGGGACTGCAAATTGTCAAAACGTATATTGAGGAACATTCCTGA
- a CDS encoding amino acid racemase: protein MKKLGLIGGTGPESTLIYYKEITSRVSQKMGGHTFPPLTIESLSVFKVLPLAIAHDYDGLTQYLLGGIRSLAAAGADFAALTGITPHVVFDRLEKASHIPLVSMIDTTADYLTAHHMDKVLLLGTLPTMEGTFVKKPLEVKGIRVTVPSHEEQTLINHKIETELEYGNVTESFCQELKAICEHYIKVNGTKAVILGCTELPLAFARISLPVPTVDVMEIHIDALVEKIVNSACTEADKK from the coding sequence ATGAAAAAACTGGGTTTGATCGGTGGCACCGGTCCCGAGTCAACACTAATCTACTATAAAGAAATCACGAGCCGCGTCTCGCAAAAAATGGGCGGCCACACTTTCCCGCCCCTTACGATCGAAAGCCTGAGCGTATTCAAAGTTCTGCCGCTTGCCATAGCGCACGATTACGACGGGCTGACGCAGTATCTGCTCGGAGGCATCCGCAGTCTTGCTGCGGCGGGAGCGGATTTTGCAGCGCTCACGGGCATCACGCCCCACGTGGTTTTCGACCGGCTGGAAAAAGCCTCTCATATCCCTCTCGTGAGCATGATTGACACCACTGCCGACTATCTGACTGCGCACCATATGGACAAGGTGCTCCTGCTCGGCACCCTGCCGACGATGGAAGGAACGTTTGTCAAAAAGCCGCTGGAAGTAAAGGGAATCCGTGTCACGGTTCCTTCTCACGAAGAACAAACGCTGATCAATCACAAGATTGAGACAGAACTGGAATACGGGAACGTGACAGAATCCTTCTGTCAGGAGCTGAAGGCCATCTGTGAGCACTACATCAAAGTAAACGGCACAAAAGCCGTCATTCTGGGCTGCACGGAGCTGCCGCTCGCATTCGCCCGCATTTCCCTACCCGTTCCCACGGTCGATGTCATGGAAATCCACATCGACGCCCTGGTAGAGAAAATTGTAAATTCCGCTTGTACCGAAGCAGACAAAAAATAA
- a CDS encoding aldo/keto reductase, which translates to MLYKNLGKSSLKASVIAFGTWGLGGGSVWEDTDAKTNTGYLLDAASDCGINYIDTAPVYGMGMSEKLLGEALKTRRSKFLLQTKCSLNWRENGGRFHYARDGYTVYNNTGKAAIKQDVEDSLKRLQTDYIDVLVVHYVSSHWPVEETMEAMAELIKEGKIRAMGISNSQPADLDAYANAGNVALVQEQYSLLASAHAKSYFPTCRKYGTTFQGFGVLEEGFLTGPGAFTKTFGKNDIRSRLPWMEEPRKSGILNLYKTVWEPMCRKYNCSYANLFEAWALAQYENINLITGFRRKASIEDTVKCLDLHLEAEDLKKLTETVRPVEMEKVDK; encoded by the coding sequence TTGTTATATAAGAATCTCGGAAAATCGTCCCTCAAAGCTTCCGTCATCGCATTCGGAACCTGGGGTCTCGGCGGCGGCAGTGTCTGGGAAGATACGGACGCCAAAACCAATACAGGTTATCTGCTTGACGCAGCTTCCGACTGCGGCATCAATTATATCGATACGGCCCCGGTCTACGGCATGGGAATGAGCGAAAAACTGCTCGGCGAAGCCCTTAAGACACGGCGCAGCAAGTTCCTGCTGCAGACCAAATGTTCCCTCAACTGGCGGGAAAACGGCGGCCGTTTCCATTACGCCCGCGACGGCTACACCGTGTACAACAATACCGGCAAAGCTGCCATCAAACAAGACGTAGAAGATTCTCTCAAGAGACTGCAGACGGATTATATCGACGTGCTTGTCGTGCACTACGTCAGCTCTCACTGGCCTGTAGAGGAAACGATGGAAGCTATGGCAGAACTCATCAAGGAAGGCAAGATCCGTGCCATGGGGATTTCCAATAGTCAGCCCGCAGATCTTGACGCTTATGCCAATGCAGGAAATGTCGCCCTGGTTCAGGAACAATACAGCCTGCTGGCTTCCGCCCACGCTAAAAGTTATTTCCCGACCTGCCGGAAATACGGCACCACTTTCCAGGGTTTCGGCGTCCTGGAAGAAGGCTTTCTGACCGGTCCGGGCGCCTTCACGAAGACGTTTGGAAAGAATGATATCCGTTCCCGTCTGCCGTGGATGGAAGAACCTCGCAAGAGCGGAATCCTGAATCTCTACAAGACAGTCTGGGAGCCGATGTGCCGCAAATATAACTGCTCCTACGCCAACCTCTTTGAGGCCTGGGCCCTCGCCCAATACGAAAACATCAATCTGATTACCGGTTTCAGAAGAAAGGCTTCCATCGAAGACACGGTGAAATGCCTGGATCTGCACCTGGAAGCTGAGGATCTGAAAAAACTGACAGAAACAGTTCGTCCGGTCGAAATGGAAAAAGTTGATAAATAA
- a CDS encoding putative DNA binding domain-containing protein — translation MKETKTLEYKKEITNTFLKTVSAYANYGTGRILFGIDDNGRTVGMQNPEQACLDIENKINDSIQPKPDFSLKIDSHTQIVELTVSEGIYKPYLYKGKAYRRSDTATVEIDQLELKRLILEGQNRSFEELAYTGPEQLTFQKLKEKLQQTLDIKTFDKDILRTLGFFTSQKKYNNAGGLAADQNHFPGLDVVRFGHSINEIRERHTIKGKSVLSLYEAGMNLFDQYYRYEIIQGDRRVTRETIPKEAFRETLANAIVHRQWDIAAPIKISLFPNQIEIVSPGGLPSGLTEKEYLEGTLSLLRNPILGSLFYRLHLIEMFGTGIRRIRYMYEQSVLKPKFTVYQNSIQVVLPAVTDSAPMSTDEKQVYTLLTGGKVLTSREISEALSMNKSKALRLLKAMAVRNLIQIDGNGRSTRYRLME, via the coding sequence GTGAAGGAAACTAAAACCCTGGAATACAAGAAGGAAATTACAAATACATTTTTGAAAACCGTCAGTGCTTATGCCAATTATGGGACAGGCCGTATTCTTTTTGGCATTGATGACAACGGCCGGACGGTGGGAATGCAGAATCCTGAACAGGCATGCCTGGATATAGAAAACAAAATCAATGATTCAATTCAGCCAAAACCAGATTTTTCTTTGAAAATTGACTCTCATACACAGATTGTTGAACTTACGGTTTCAGAAGGCATCTATAAGCCTTATTTGTATAAGGGGAAAGCCTATAGACGCAGCGATACCGCTACGGTGGAAATTGACCAGCTCGAATTGAAACGATTGATTTTAGAAGGACAGAACCGCAGTTTTGAAGAACTGGCATATACCGGCCCGGAGCAGCTCACTTTCCAAAAATTGAAAGAAAAGCTGCAGCAAACGCTGGACATTAAAACCTTCGATAAAGATATCCTGCGGACATTGGGATTTTTTACCAGCCAGAAGAAATATAACAACGCCGGCGGACTGGCGGCGGATCAAAATCATTTCCCCGGCCTGGACGTGGTTCGTTTTGGTCATTCTATTAATGAAATCCGGGAACGGCATACGATAAAAGGAAAGTCAGTGCTTTCTTTGTACGAAGCAGGCATGAACCTTTTTGACCAGTATTACCGTTATGAAATCATTCAGGGAGACCGGCGCGTGACGCGCGAAACAATACCGAAGGAGGCGTTTCGTGAAACGCTTGCCAATGCAATCGTGCATCGGCAGTGGGATATTGCGGCTCCCATAAAAATAAGCCTTTTTCCCAATCAGATTGAGATTGTTTCTCCCGGAGGGCTTCCCAGTGGGCTGACGGAGAAAGAATACTTGGAAGGAACTTTATCTTTGCTGCGTAATCCGATACTGGGAAGTTTGTTTTATCGCCTCCATTTGATTGAAATGTTTGGCACAGGCATCCGCCGCATTCGTTATATGTATGAACAAAGCGTGCTGAAACCGAAATTCACGGTTTACCAGAATTCTATTCAGGTGGTGCTGCCGGCAGTGACGGATTCAGCTCCGATGTCAACTGATGAAAAACAGGTCTATACTCTGCTGACAGGCGGCAAAGTACTTACCAGCCGGGAAATCAGTGAAGCCTTGTCCATGAATAAAAGCAAGGCACTGCGGCTTTTGAAAGCAATGGCGGTTCGGAACCTTATCCAGATTGATGGCAATGGGCGCAGCACGCGGTACCGGCTGATGGAGTAA
- a CDS encoding histidinol-phosphatase HisJ family protein: MMLFDTHMHADYSCDAEMTIGEAAETAKKLGIGMILTEHWDRYYPTNPEAFLFDINDYIKKNAKYRSDRVLLGIEIGFQPQAIEEDKVVAKSHPFDEVVGSMHCYRGLDMYEPTTYEGVTKDQAVGYYLEDSIKCLDMKPNFDTYGHIDYICRYWPYEDKNLHYSEHADLWDEVFKRLIEQDKSIEINTRRLQVPGAVETLTELYMRYKEMGGKYVTLGSDAHVTKAIGANFETAKKMAQECGLEIVYYARRQRKLCREYQD; encoded by the coding sequence ATGATGTTATTTGATACGCATATGCATGCCGATTATTCCTGCGATGCAGAAATGACAATCGGAGAAGCCGCGGAAACGGCCAAAAAACTGGGAATCGGTATGATCTTGACGGAACACTGGGACCGCTACTATCCGACGAATCCCGAGGCGTTTCTCTTTGATATCAATGACTATATCAAGAAAAACGCAAAGTACCGCAGCGACCGTGTGCTCCTGGGCATTGAAATAGGCTTTCAGCCGCAGGCCATTGAAGAAGATAAGGTAGTTGCCAAGAGCCATCCTTTTGATGAAGTGGTGGGCTCCATGCACTGCTACCGCGGTCTCGACATGTACGAACCGACGACCTATGAAGGCGTGACCAAGGATCAGGCCGTAGGATATTATCTCGAAGATTCTATCAAATGCCTCGATATGAAGCCGAATTTTGATACCTATGGTCATATCGATTATATCTGCCGGTACTGGCCGTACGAAGATAAGAACCTCCACTACAGCGAGCATGCCGATTTGTGGGATGAAGTCTTTAAGCGCCTTATCGAGCAGGATAAGAGCATTGAAATCAATACCCGCCGTCTGCAGGTGCCGGGTGCCGTGGAAACCCTGACCGAACTCTATATGAGATATAAGGAAATGGGCGGCAAGTACGTCACCCTCGGCAGTGACGCCCATGTGACGAAGGCCATCGGCGCTAATTTTGAAACTGCCAAAAAAATGGCACAGGAATGCGGTTTGGAAATCGTTTATTACGCAAGACGCCAGCGGAAACTATGCCGGGAATATCAGGATTAA
- the ychF gene encoding redox-regulated ATPase YchF, whose product MGSTNLEMGIVGLPNVGKSTLFNAITKAGAEAANYPFCTIEPNVGVVDVPDPRLQVLSDMFHSKRIVPAGMKFVDIAGLVKGASKGEGLGNKFLSHIRQTDAIAEVVRCFEDGNITHVEGSIDPVRDVEIINTELCLADLESIDKQLAKVQKLLKAGEKTAAARQAVLTKLSDALSEATPARALDLTGDELELIKELDLLTLKPILYVANVAEEEAADASGNPHVKALEEYAAKEGSQVITISAKVEEDIAALPPDEAKEYLEMEGLSEAGLDRLIKAGFSLLGLQTFLTAGEMESRAWTIVKGSTAPQAAGKIHTDFEKGFIRAEIVSYDDLVKCGSKQAAREKGLVRLEGKDYIMQDGDVVEFRFNV is encoded by the coding sequence ATGGGTTCCACCAATTTGGAAATGGGTATTGTCGGTCTTCCGAACGTCGGGAAGAGCACCCTGTTCAACGCGATCACCAAAGCAGGCGCGGAAGCTGCCAATTATCCTTTCTGTACGATAGAGCCGAACGTCGGCGTCGTGGATGTACCTGATCCTCGTCTGCAGGTGCTGAGTGATATGTTCCATTCCAAGCGCATTGTGCCGGCCGGCATGAAGTTTGTTGATATTGCCGGTCTGGTGAAGGGCGCTTCCAAGGGCGAAGGTCTGGGCAACAAGTTCCTGAGCCATATTCGTCAGACCGATGCCATTGCCGAAGTGGTTCGCTGCTTTGAAGACGGCAACATTACCCACGTGGAAGGTTCCATCGACCCTGTCCGTGATGTGGAAATCATCAATACGGAACTGTGCCTGGCTGACCTGGAGTCCATTGATAAGCAGCTGGCCAAGGTGCAGAAACTCTTAAAAGCCGGCGAAAAGACGGCTGCTGCCCGTCAGGCCGTGCTGACGAAGCTGTCCGACGCACTGAGCGAAGCCACACCGGCCCGTGCCCTGGATCTGACGGGCGATGAACTGGAGCTGATCAAGGAACTGGATCTTTTGACGCTGAAACCGATTCTGTATGTAGCAAACGTCGCTGAAGAAGAAGCGGCCGATGCTTCCGGCAATCCGCACGTCAAGGCACTGGAAGAATACGCTGCCAAGGAAGGCTCTCAGGTTATCACGATTTCGGCCAAAGTCGAAGAAGACATTGCAGCCCTGCCGCCTGATGAAGCCAAGGAATATCTGGAAATGGAAGGCCTTTCTGAAGCAGGTCTGGATCGTCTCATCAAAGCCGGTTTCTCCCTCCTGGGTCTGCAGACGTTCCTTACGGCCGGAGAAATGGAATCCCGTGCCTGGACGATTGTCAAAGGCTCTACAGCTCCGCAGGCTGCCGGCAAGATTCATACGGACTTTGAAAAAGGCTTCATTCGCGCGGAAATCGTTTCCTATGATGACCTTGTGAAGTGTGGTTCCAAGCAGGCTGCCCGTGAAAAGGGCCTGGTTCGCCTGGAAGGCAAGGATTACATCATGCAGGACGGCGACGTTGTCGAATTCCGCTTCAATGTGTAA